From Ananas comosus cultivar F153 linkage group 8, ASM154086v1, whole genome shotgun sequence, one genomic window encodes:
- the LOC109713955 gene encoding transcription factor E2FB-like isoform X2 — protein sequence MFQGEPKPLEHQSFVPDTHGPLEGVAANEVRSPNNCRYECSLGLLTKRFITLLHQSEDGFLDLNRVADVLKVQKRRIYDITNVLEGVGLIEKSLKNTVSRKGLDMLRPKELYDQNTVLKAQVATLCNEEHRLDDMIRDMQENLCRLTEEENSRKWLYLTKEDIKSIPEFQDDIVIAINAPHGTSIEVPDPCEGGKGADFPPNHYRMVLRSSLGPIRCYLISNDEEKNDASNRSHENATSSRTFGEGRQDPAMHQSSSDSAASQECSNGIVQIVPSNADTGSDYWLQSDISYRETDIWET from the exons ATGTTTCAAGGGGAGCCAAAACCTTTAGAACATCAAAGTTTTGTGCCAGACACTCATGGACCATTAGAAG GCGTTGCTGCAAATGAAGTGCGGTCACCTAACAATTGCCGATATGAATGTTCTTTAG GCTTGTTGACCAAAAGGTTTATTACTCTGCTTCACCAATCAGAGGATGGATTTCTTGACTTGAATAGAGTAGCGGATGTTTTGAAG GTCCAGAAGAGGAGGATTTATGATATAACAAATGTTCTTGAAGGAGTAGGATTGATAGAGAAATCGTTGAAGAATACAGTCTCTCGGAA GGGACTTGACATGCTAAGGCCAAAGGAGTTGTATGATCAAAATACTGTATTAAAG GCTCAAGTCGCAACTCTCTGTAATGAAGAGCACAGGCTGGATGACATGATAAG AGACATGCAAGAGAATCTTTGTCGCTTGACTGAAGAAGAGAACAGTAGaaa ATGGCTCTATCTGACTAAGGAAGATATTAAAAGTATTCCAGAGTTTCAG GATGATATTGTTATTGCAATAAATGCTCCTCATGGAACTTCGATTGAAGTTCCTGATCCTTGTGAGGGGGGGAAG GGTGCTGATTTTCCGCCAAACCATTATCGAATGGTCTTGAGAAGCTCACTTGGGCCCATCAGATGCTATCTAATCAG TAATGATGAAGAGAAAAATGATGCCTCGAATCGTAGCCATGAGAATGCTACATCAAGCAGGACATTCGGAGAGGGCCGACAAGACCCAGCCATGCACCAGAGTTCTTCGGATTCAGCTGCCTCACAAGAGTGTTCCAATGGGATTGTCCAAATTGTCCCTTCAAATGCTGAT ACTGGTTCTGATTACTGGCTCCAATCAGACATCAGTTACAGGGAGACGGATATTTGGGAAACTTAA
- the LOC109713955 gene encoding transcription factor E2FB-like isoform X1, translated as MAGPHLHLRSPSPCPIPRPAAANRHFPLFPAAAATAAAGEDEDDRFPPRPPPETPIKGAGKIKVETGYLEVERHEEEATFNVLSTGPEAMFQGEPKPLEHQSFVPDTHGPLEGVAANEVRSPNNCRYECSLGLLTKRFITLLHQSEDGFLDLNRVADVLKVQKRRIYDITNVLEGVGLIEKSLKNTVSRKGLDMLRPKELYDQNTVLKAQVATLCNEEHRLDDMIRDMQENLCRLTEEENSRKWLYLTKEDIKSIPEFQDDIVIAINAPHGTSIEVPDPCEGGKGADFPPNHYRMVLRSSLGPIRCYLISNDEEKNDASNRSHENATSSRTFGEGRQDPAMHQSSSDSAASQECSNGIVQIVPSNADTGSDYWLQSDISYRETDIWET; from the exons ATGGCGGGGCCGCATCTCCACCTCCGATCGCCGTCGCCGTGCCCCATCCCGCGACCCGCCGCGGCCAACCGCCACTTCCCGCtcttccccgccgccgccgccactgccgccgccgGGGAGGACGAAGACGATAGGTTTCCTCCGCGGCCTCCTCCCGAGACCCCC ATAAAAGGAGCAGGAAAAATCAAAGTTGAGACTGGTTACTTAGAGGTTGAAAGGCATGAAGAGGAAGCTACCTTTAATGTACTTTCAACTGGCCCAGAAGCAATGTTTCAAGGGGAGCCAAAACCTTTAGAACATCAAAGTTTTGTGCCAGACACTCATGGACCATTAGAAG GCGTTGCTGCAAATGAAGTGCGGTCACCTAACAATTGCCGATATGAATGTTCTTTAG GCTTGTTGACCAAAAGGTTTATTACTCTGCTTCACCAATCAGAGGATGGATTTCTTGACTTGAATAGAGTAGCGGATGTTTTGAAG GTCCAGAAGAGGAGGATTTATGATATAACAAATGTTCTTGAAGGAGTAGGATTGATAGAGAAATCGTTGAAGAATACAGTCTCTCGGAA GGGACTTGACATGCTAAGGCCAAAGGAGTTGTATGATCAAAATACTGTATTAAAG GCTCAAGTCGCAACTCTCTGTAATGAAGAGCACAGGCTGGATGACATGATAAG AGACATGCAAGAGAATCTTTGTCGCTTGACTGAAGAAGAGAACAGTAGaaa ATGGCTCTATCTGACTAAGGAAGATATTAAAAGTATTCCAGAGTTTCAG GATGATATTGTTATTGCAATAAATGCTCCTCATGGAACTTCGATTGAAGTTCCTGATCCTTGTGAGGGGGGGAAG GGTGCTGATTTTCCGCCAAACCATTATCGAATGGTCTTGAGAAGCTCACTTGGGCCCATCAGATGCTATCTAATCAG TAATGATGAAGAGAAAAATGATGCCTCGAATCGTAGCCATGAGAATGCTACATCAAGCAGGACATTCGGAGAGGGCCGACAAGACCCAGCCATGCACCAGAGTTCTTCGGATTCAGCTGCCTCACAAGAGTGTTCCAATGGGATTGTCCAAATTGTCCCTTCAAATGCTGAT ACTGGTTCTGATTACTGGCTCCAATCAGACATCAGTTACAGGGAGACGGATATTTGGGAAACTTAA
- the LOC109713588 gene encoding putative HVA22-like protein g, protein MMGSFLSRALLLAFGYAYPAYQCYKTVELNKPEIQQLIFWCQYWILVALLTVLERFTDAFVSWLPMYNEAKLAFFIYLWYPKTMGTTYIYETFFRPYISRHENDIDRNLLELRARACDVVVLYWQKATSYGQTTFFDVLQYVALQSSSLTSRSGSAQQKEQQYRRAVSLPSSQPPAPASQPAEEPTTTTASNPRLIRRLEPFKAKPITHPAQPQEPAAAADPPADPAAEPPTSKSVSDLPSIEATTTSQPIDEAEADEEMPVDEEAEAEGKEDGKSPETPIEETIRTTRYRLRKRVATTAIPSAGN, encoded by the exons ATGATGGGGAGTTTCCTTTCAAGGGCCCTTCT GTTGGCCTTTGGTTACGCTTATCCGGCCTACCAATGCTACAAAACAGTCGAGTTGAACAAGCCCGAGATTCAACAGCTCATTTTTTGGTGTCAGTATTG GATTTTAGTTGCTTTATTGACCGTTTTGGAGCGATTCACCGATGCTTTTGTCTCATG GTTACCAATGTATAATGAAGCAAAGCTGGCATTTTTTATATACTTATGGTATCCTAAAACAATG GGAACAACGTACATCTATGAAACCTTCTTCAGGCCATATATTTCGCGGCATGAGAATGATATTGATCGCAACTTGCTTGAGCTAAGAGCTAGAGCATGTGATGTGGTTGTGCTCTATTGGCAAAAGGCTACTAGCTATGGCCAAACTACCTTTTTCGATGTGTTACAGTATGTTGCTTTACAGTCTTCTTCGCTGACCTCAAGATCGGGATCCGCTCAG CAAAAGGAACAGCAGTACCGGAGAGCAGTATCATTGCCATCCAGTCAGCCCCCAGCACCGGCTTCCCAGCCGGCGGAAGAGCCCACAACAACCACCGCTTCCAACCCTAGGCTGATCCGGCGGCTGGAGCCCTTTAAAGCAAAACCAATTACACATCCCGCTCAGCCACAAGAACCTGCAGCAGCTGCTGACCCACCAGCCGATCCTGCTGCTGAACCTCCCACTTCAAAAAGCGTTTCCGATCTCCCCAGCATCGAAGCCACCACTACTAGCCAACCCATAGATGAAGCTGAAGCAGACGAGGAAATGCCAGTCGACGAGGAGGCCGAAGCCGAGGGCAAAGAAGATGGCAAAAGTCCGGAGACGCCGATAGAGGAGACCATCCGCACGACTCGTTATAGGTTGAGAAAGCGAGTTGCCACCACCGCCATTCCTTCGGCCGGTAATTAG